AACCCTGATATTTCCCGAGTGTGGTTATCCCTTGCAAGATTCGAGCTAAGCTACAGGAGTATGCCACCAGATTTGAGGCTATGCTTTGCTTATTATTGTGCAGTCTTCCCAACTGGCCACAACATAGTCAAAGATGACCTGGTTCATCAATGGATTGCTCTGCACCTCATTGAGCCATCTGAAACATTGTCTGCCGCACAGATAGCAGAGGAGCATATTACCAGGCTTCAGAACATGTCATTCCTTCAAACTGCAGAGCTGGACCACGTGAGTAATTGTCTACTACTCTATTGTACAAAATCTGCTGACTTATAAAGACAGAAAACTGAAGTAAAATTTGAGTGAATTGTATCATACTTGTTCCTACTGGATGGATTACTAATGTGTGGATATAGTAGTAGGTATGCCCGAGGGACATGATATAGTGAAGCGAAAGAACAACATACATCTAGGAAACTAAGACATATATAGGCTACTTACTAATTTTTAATTGGAAGAAGAGGATCCAATCGGCTGTCCGATCACGCGCTGGAATCGGCCGCCTTGGTCGAGCAACACGTGCCGCCCAAGTTGCTGGCTCCCTTCGACATTATCCTTTCCTGAGCCACCCCTCCacaaagggcctctttgattcaaataatTTCTAAAATAATTTTGTAGAATTCTAATCTTTGTGATTTTTTCCTACATGCattgtttgatttgtaggattacAATCCATAGGTATTATTCTTATGATTCATTCTTACTTTCATAGAAATTTTTTTACCCCCTCCAACCTAATGTGAACAATTCTATATTTTTCCTGCACACAATCGAACACTCATACTGTTCTTGTAGTATTGAAGAAGACAAGACACTCAATTCTTGTTTTTTTTGTTCCTATTATGTGTTTTACAAAACCTACGAGTCATAGAGGCCCTAAGTGTGTTTCCTTCCTGAACCATCCCATCCTCCACCTCTCTCTGTGAAGTCATTGCATCAATGGGGTTCGCCTCCTTTCACCCacccccgggccggacactgccgCCGGAGACGAACTCACACATAATTAATGTTAATGCAAGAGAGAGTCGGAGCGTCGGTGCTACAAGGATAGACCGCCCGGTTGTGCATATTGCAGTTAGTCGATCAGTGGCGGGAGTGAGCTGCcgacgcacaaggacatctgcAGCAGGGTGGCTGCAGATGCTGCAAGTGGGGAAGGGTGGTGCTATGATGTGGTGACGATGATGCTATGCCCCAGCTACAACGAAGATGTGAGGCTACGTGCTACAAGTGGCGACTGGATGTGCTATGAGGTGCAACTCTTGTTGCTGCGAGCGGTGACCGGTGGAGCTGCGAGCGGCAATGGCTTCGATGGCGTTGGTGCAACTGTCTACCAAAGAGCTACAATTAGCGACAGTCATGATGCGATTGTGGGAGCTGCAAGTAATGATGGCCGAGCTGCAACCGTCGATGGGCGTGATGCAAGCAGTGCATCCAGGCTACGCCACGGCAATGCATGTGGTGCTGCGAGCCGTCACGGTGGTGCTACATGCTGGGAGTGCGTTCGGGAGTCTTCATCGGCGATGACCATGGTGACCGCAGGTCAGGCCGGAGCAACGCTGATGCCTAGATTTTTGCACGAACTGTCGGTGCAGGACCGTACGGAGAAGATGGTGTAGCGTTGAGGAAGCAGGCGCAGAAGCTGATTTGGGACACTTGGATCATGCGCGACAATATCTAATGGCTAGTGAGGTGATCGATCGGGCCTTTGGACCGGTCGACCGACACCTATTGTTCTCTTTTAAGTTAATGTTAAAATATACCTAAGCTCCACATGTCTAAGTTGCACAATAGTAGTTACACTTGCTCAAGATAAATATTTCGTGATGCATCTTATAATCACGTGCATATGCCTTTAATTTGTTGCAGGCCAGTGGAGCCAATAAGGGTGCAATTTTGTTGACTATGCACGGTGTGGTGCACAACCTCGCGACAACGTTCCTAGAAAGTTCAAGCTACCATCTAGCCACCAATCATCATGGGAAACTTGATGTGCCTTATGGTAAGTACATAAGAGCACTGCGCTGTGTCGGCTGTAGCAACGTGGAGTTTAAAGGTGGCTCATTTCCACATGAGAAGTGGCTACGTGTCCTGGAACTAACGGAGAGCTCCGTGCTGAAGCTACCGGACTACATCTTGCAACTGAAGCACCTGGGGTATCTTAAGATATCAAAATTTACTGGACTGGTAACTCTTCCAGAGTCTGTTGGGCATCTGAAAAATCTGTTCCATATTGACTTATCAGGATGCTCCAGGCTTGCAGCTCTTCCGGAATCATTTGGAGATCTCGTAAACTTAACCCATGTCAATCTGTCACGATGCCATGGACTGACAGAGCTTCCAGAACCACTCCAGAAGCTTGGCAAACTGGTACACCTGGATTTATCATTCTGGTCTTGTTTTGAAGGTATTGGGGAACGCCTTGGTGGCCTCACCAATCTGGAGCATTTGAACTTGTCGCACCCTTGCTGTCATCTTGTTCAGCACCGTTCCGATCTCCAGGGTCTGAAAGATGGTCTGTGCAAGCTCACCAAACTCCGGTATCTGAACTTGTCAGCGTGCCTGAATCCTATCTTTTACTACCACCAGTCACAAGAGGACAGTCTCAAATTCCTTGGAGAGTGTGTCAGCGGTCTTTCCAGCCTAGAACATTTGGACCTGTCTCATCATACATTTCTTTTTGGTTACCTGCGAGTCTTGGTGAGCTCAGCAGGCTACACACACTGGATCTTTCAGGCTGCATCAGAATCAGGAAGGTAGGTGAAACGAAGTGTCTCAAGATTATAATAGATCCGAGCAAATGCCGGGGTCTGGAAAGTTGCCAATTTGTGGTCCGTGTTGATGAAGCGGCATACAGAAGCACGAGCAACCTTGCTCAGCTTGAGGTTGTGGACTGTAAAGAGCTGGGGATAAGCTGCCTTGAGAGGCTGCAGTGTTTGGAGGAAGCGCAGAGGATAAGATTAGTTCAGAAACAAAAGGTTGAAAGGTTGAAGCTTTGTTGGACAGTTGGTGAAGCTAGAGGATCTATGAAGGTGGATGAAAATGCTTTGTTAGGAGAGCTAGTGCCACCGCATTCTCTTCGGTGCCTCGAGATATGTGGCTATGGTGGGGAAACCTGCCTCCCTGCCTGGCGGATACCAAGCGTATCATCTCATCTCTGTAATCTTACAGAGGTCACTATGGAGGACTTCCCGAGGTGTGTGGCCCTGCCGCCGCTGGGTCTATTTCCAAACCTCCAGCGCCTTGTTCTCAGAAGGATGGCCAGAATCACAACGATTGATGCCGGTGCACTGAGTGGAGGGAACATAGAGGCATTCACTCGAGTCTCTAAGTTCACTATAGATGATATGGAGAACCTGAAAGAGTTTAAGTTTGCTGCCGTTGATGAGCTTGCGATTCAGAAATGCCCCTTGTTGAGCTTTGGATCTCTACCGCCCAGAGCTCACAGGTTGCTAATATCAGACTCTGACCAAGTGATGTCTTCATCGGTCAGAGCAATAGATGGTGTGGAAGGCCCTTCTTCTCCGGTAACAGAACTGGTGGTCGAGACCTGCAATTTGCCTCTAGGTAATGATTTTCATTATGTACCTTCTTTTCTGTAAATATATTTTGATCCTTGAGAAGCAATTATCTCCTGTACTTGTATTTTTTGTAATACTCCAGCATCAGCAATTCCTAATAGTGCTACTTTGCTTGTTTAATGTGCAACTAGGTGACTGGAGTTTGCTTCACCACCTCCCTGGACTCTGCAGCTTGACTATCAATAACTGTTACAGTCTAACCAGCTCACCGGAGATTATCAGCGCCCTATCCTCTCTCCAGTCACTATGTTTCTCTCAGTGCCATGAGCCTATGGAATCACTACCAGCGTTCTTGTGTGACCTCACCTCTCTCCAGCAACTTGCGATCGATGAGTGCCATGGCATTCAATCTTTGACGGAGGACATGTTAGCCAAGCTCACTGGCCTCAAAGCTCTGTATATTTGGGACTGTCCTGAGCTGAAGAAGTGGTGTGAAACAGAGGAGAACAAACAGAAGCTTGCTCACATCCGAATAAATTTTGAGTATGTCCCCTGCCGATCTTGGCTACTTAAATTGTCTATACAAAcactattttgtttttttctttctatgTTCAACCAATAGCACCGTCCTGCTAGTAGGATGGCGCTGCTTTACTGCTGTTTGCTGCTCAGAGTTCCTTCTGTAGAAACACAGCCGCCATCATACACCTCAATTAAAACTGTAGCTTCTCTCTTAAAAAATAAACTGAAATTGTAGCTGATCAAAGTTTTCATCCTGTTAATTATGCAGGAAATTTGATACCAGGAAGACTGGCGTGCATCCTCCAGAAATATAAAAGAAGTGTCTCAGTTCTGCATTAGTGAGCATTAGCCACTGGAACAGTACCGCAAGACCGTCGGCATTTCCTTAGTGGATCCATGATGAACTGATCACTGTCCTCTAGTATGATGGAAACTTTGCGCCAGAAATCCAATTTTTCATTAGAGTACAATTTAATTTGTGTTCATCTGCGGACACTTGTGTCCACAAAAGCATGATTTCAGACACCTTTGTTTGTTTTTTTATCCTTGAAAGTGGCGTTGTACTTAGAAGCTGCATATCTGTTGTTTCATGCTATTCAGACAAGACAGATTAAAATCGATGTGATACAGTTAGGAaacttttttttttctgaaaacatTTATTCAGCTTCAACTATTGTTTTGAGTCGTTGATATGTACTTCCTCCGACTTGTTCAACTATTTTTAACTAGAGAGGTAGTACCTTTTGTACTTGTGTGCTGTGTGATGCTCTCATATATATCCTAAATCTTCATAGGTATTTATTTCTCGTTCGAACAAGTCGtgaaagaaatactccctccgtcccataatataagaacgtttttcaagctaAAACAGCcagaaaaacgttcttatattatgggacgaagggagtatcttTCTAGGTCACTACTCACTAGTACAGAACAGCCCATATCAGTTTCAGTTGGACTATCTGAGCTGGTTTTCACTTCAGTATGTGTCAGTGAAAAACACGGCAGTCATTTCTTAGACTGTTGGAGAGACAAGCACATTGTCTCAGGCCGTTACCCATCATATCCGTCTAAGATGTACCACCTCTGTTACTAAATGTAAAACATTTTGGCAGTTTAAATATTAGGAACAGAGGGTGTATCTCAGACGAGTTCACATACGGTAGACATATTATCAAACATGTGTGGCGACGAATTTGACTGTCACCTTGGACTTTTAGAGCACGGGATTGACTCGTGCCGGCTTCAGCTCCTCCAACGAGCCGGCCGACCATGGAGTGCACGTTGCTACAAAGGGGGGCCAGGAACGGGTTCAGACTTGAGAGCAGAGTTATGTTCCTTGGGGGCTCAGGTGTCAGCACGAACACGGGCGCGAGCGTCTGGGCGTGCACTTTGCCAGGCCTCGTACAGAGTCATGCCAGTGATGCTCTGTGTGGGGCGCGCGCGATTCAGCAAGAACACCGTCGTGGTCACCCCAGAACTCGCTGGGGACATCCTTTGCCTTGAGAAGACTGTGTGCCATGGACACGATGGTTTGGTCGTCTCCACGACCTGTTATGTTGATGGGAATACGGGCCGTGAGATGTCCCTACACACCCACCACCCACCCCGCAGCAGTCGTGGGAGCTCCCCGACACGAACTCGCTGCCCCGGTCAATGCGTAGCGTGCGCAGCCGCTGGCCCGCTTCAAGCTTTGCACCACCTCATAATTAAGCTCTTGATCGCTCCAGCTACCTCGTCCTTTGTCTTCAGAAGAGTGACCCACATATACCTGCTGCAATCATCAACGAGCGTGAGGAAATATCGCTTGCCGCTCGGTCTCGCCGGCGTTATCGCCCACAGGGATCTCCGTGAACCAACTGCAGTAGCGTTGAGGTGCCCGTAGCGAGCGTGCCACAACCATGAGTCCTCGCCGACGCCGTAGTGCGCCGGCTGCGCCACCTTGAAGTTGAAGATACAGAGGTGGCTGCGGCCGCGAGACACACCTTTGCAAGGACCCGCCGCTGCCGATCCCACACGCAGCAGACGCGCCCTCAATCATGACCTGGCACCTGAACTCATCGAGTTGGCGAAGTTCACAATGTTGTTCCTCAGCCTCGGGATGCAATAGACTCCGAGTCTCCGACGAGCGCGCGATGTCCGCCGTCCTTGCACTGGAAGAGGACCGTGCCTCTCCCCTTGATGGCGACAACCGAGTCTTCGCATAGTTTGATGGTGTCATGCACCGCCGTTGTCCAGGTCGGAGAAGGCCGCTCTCGAGCCGTTCAAGTGATTGCTCGCCCGGGGTACCAGACTGGCTCGGTCTCCTCGACACGCCCAAGGTTCACGTGCGCCCGTTCCTCGACGAGGTGGACTCCTCCCGCATGCTCCACCGGCTGCGTCGCGACGCTACACACACCTCCTTCAAAAGGAAGCCAACATCAATAGTTCAAGAATAGGTATCAATAGTTTAATTCACTAAATCTGCGACGCATTAGCTATGTGAGAAACAACTCCTAACGACATTTCTGACCGATTCCTACCGGTTTTAATCCTCTAACCGAGACCTAATCGATCCCCAATAGCCTATAATGGAATAAAAATTATACTCGGACGCGCAAATCTTCCTATATTTACTTCACCGCTTGAGACCTAATCTTAGAGTATATATAATTCATTCATCGATTTTTTAGCTGTGGTGTTGTTAGAACTTCCAATATTTTGATTTGAAGACAGTTTGATGTTTTCTCTAAGAACGATAATGGTCCATATTTGCAGATGACGAGAAGGATGCTGTCCCGCCTTGCCATCATGAAGAATGCCATGGCCATCCAGGTGCGGGAGACGAAAGAACTAGTGATGTCTGTAGAGCTGAGTTCGCGTCGGGTATCAAAATATACAGCAGAAAACACAATAATGTTCCAGGAAGTTATTGAGGAACGAAAAACTGGATCAGTTTTTGAGGAAGCAATGGTTGTGGGAAGAGGATCTGATAAAGAGAGCATAATAGCCACCATGCTATCTACTGACCCCAACAAGTTATTTACCTAAAACCATCACACTTAGGGCTGGGTAACAACTTAGTACCATATTTGTGTCAGGGCATAAAAAACCACCGAAATTGCATCTAACATGTAACGCAGAGCACTGATAGTCTTATTTGCTCGCGAAAACAACGGAACTGACACATTGGGCCCAACTGTCAGGCTGACATGGCAAAGACCAAAAAGTTTGACCGACTGATGTTGCAAATGAGacgcgggccccgcctgtcaatgACTAGAAAGTCATCTTCTTCACACTATTTTTTATATGAAGCATTCCATCGAGCACCTTCTGCGCGTTCATCCTCTGGCCCTTGAAGAAAGCACAACACGCCATAGCCACGCCGGAGCAGTGACCAGAGGAACGGCGGGAGTAGTGACTAGAGGAACGGCGGGCCTTCAAAAGAAGGACGATGCTTGTGCACGTGCAACCTGTGTACGTGCACGAGCATCGTCCTTCTTTTGAAGGCAGCGACGTCACTTTTTTTCTCTCCACACCGAAAAGCTTTTGTCTAAGCTTCGTTGGATGGATCCAACACCAGAACACCTATCATGCTTCGTGAAGGCATTATCGTGCGGAAGAGTCTCCCTTTCTTTGTTTTCATATAAATACCGTGTGGTGTCTCGTTTCTGCGTCGACAAGGTGTAGGCCCCGATTTTGGCATTGTCTCGAGACTCGAATAAAATTTGGCTGGCTGCATCGTGACCGGAGCAATGATCTGTCTTTCACATGTAGAAAATGGTTGTCTGACAAAAATATAATTTCCTTTTACCGGTGCATCTTCCGATCGACGGGCTCCAGCTGGTTGCTTCTTCCTCCGCTGGCTAAACGCATTAACAAATACGGTAACGTGCGCATCATGTCTACCTCTCTCCATTTGCCAATCAACTCATCCCCATTCCATCGTTGACCACAAGCAAAGAGAGCTCGTTGTAGGAGCAAAGGAGCAGCCATGGCCGAAGTCATCGTCCAGAGGGCATGCGCGAAGCTCAGATCCGCCATAGGATATGAAGCCGTGGCGCGTTCGAACTTCACCGGTGACCTGCGTGAGATGTTGGCGGCGCTCGAGGCCATCCAGCCGGTGGTGGACAAAGTGGCGACGCAGCTGGTCAGGGATAAACTGCTGTCGTCGTGTTGGCTGCATAGTGCGTTGAACGCCGCCTACAGGACCATAGACACTGTGGACGAGCTGCAGGACGCGAGATCACAGGCTGCTACGACGGTATTGCACTGCAACTGGCCGTTCATTTTTTTTTCCTTGCTTATTCCTGCGAAGCAAATACTACTATCCATTACTTACTTGCTGTCTTCACTGACGTGAGATTGGTTAGAGTATAATTCAATGATCGATGTTTTAGCTGCAGTGTTGTTAAAACTTCCAACATTTTGAATTTATTTTTTCGAAACGGAACATTTTGATTTTAAGACAGCTTGATGTTTTCTCTACACAAGCTAATGATCCATATTTGCAGATGACAAGAGGGATGTTGCCCCGCCTTGCCATCATGAAGAATGCCATGGCCATCCAGGTACAGGGGACGAAAAAACTTGTGATGTTGGCACAGCAGCAGTTCCGTGGGTTCTCAGAATTTCTGGTAGAATGCACCATAATGTTCCAGGAAATTACTGAGAAACGAAAAACTGGACCAGTTTTGGAGGAAACAATGGTTCTGGGAAGAGAATCAGATAAAGAGAGGATAATAGCCGCCCTGCTATCTACCCAGCTCAACATCATGCAAGAGCACAACACCATTATTCCCATCTTTGGGCTTGCAGGCAGCGGCAAGACAACCTTGGCACAAATGGTGTTTAACGATAAGCACTCCCTCCAAGGCTACGA
This region of Triticum aestivum cultivar Chinese Spring chromosome 2D, IWGSC CS RefSeq v2.1, whole genome shotgun sequence genomic DNA includes:
- the LOC123048306 gene encoding putative disease resistance protein RGA4; amino-acid sequence: MAEVIVQRACAKLRSAIGYEAVARSNFTGDLREMLAALEAIQPVVDKVATQLVRDKLLSSCWLHSALNAAYRTIDTVDELQDARSQAATTMTRGMLPRLAIMKNAMAIQVQGTKKLVMLAQQQFRGFSEFLVECTIMFQEITEKRKTGPVLEETMVLGRESDKERIIAALLSTQLNIMQEHNTIIPIFGLAGSGKTTLAQMVFNDKHSLQGYDFRVWVYVSPQFDFHTIGNSIICHVSEMGQEEINHSSSHVEGMESIMKRLHELLNGKKVLLVLDDLWEEDPIQLQLLKSMLTFLGDKMDVIITTYIQPCHRQEDLYS